From one Pontibacillus sp. HMF3514 genomic stretch:
- a CDS encoding type B 50S ribosomal protein L31, translating to MKEGLHPNYRKVVFLDTSSDFKFLTGSTLSSEETIEWEDGNTYPLIRVEISSASHPFYTGKQKADKAGGRVDRFKKKYNIK from the coding sequence ATGAAGGAAGGACTTCACCCGAATTATCGTAAGGTAGTATTCCTAGACACTAGTTCTGATTTCAAATTTCTAACGGGTTCTACACTTAGCTCTGAGGAGACTATCGAGTGGGAAGACGGTAACACGTACCCATTAATCCGTGTTGAAATTAGTTCAGCTTCACATCCATTCTACACAGGTAAGCAGAAAGCTGACAAAGCTGGTGGCCGTGTAGATCGCTTTAAGAAAAAATACAACATTAAGTAA
- the rho gene encoding transcription termination factor Rho, with protein sequence MSASLSISHLETLNLKELYSLAKEYRVSYYAKLTKRELIFAILKAQAEKDGFLFMDGILEIIPSEGFGFLRPINYSPSAEDIYISASQIRRFDLRNGDKVSGKVRPPKENERYYGLLHVDAVNGENPETAKERVHFPALTPLYPDVQMGLETESKKLSTRIIDLMTPVGFGQRGLVVAPPKAGKTMLLKQIANSISKNHPDSKLIILLVDERPEEVTDIERSVQDGVDVVSSTFDEVPENHIKVSELVLERAMRLVEHKKDVIILMDSITRLARAYNLVIPPSGRTLSGGIDPAAFHRPKRFFGAARNIEEGGSLTILATALVDTGSRMDDVIYEEFKGTGNMELHLDRNLAERRIFPAIDIMRSGTRKEELLLPKDHVEKIWAIRKTMGDQHDFVDRFLRRLKSSKNNDEFFQIMDEEMKGKSHSRRS encoded by the coding sequence GTGTCTGCTTCATTATCTATTTCGCATTTAGAGACATTAAATTTAAAAGAGCTATACTCGCTCGCCAAAGAATATAGAGTTTCTTATTATGCGAAGCTGACAAAACGTGAACTTATTTTTGCTATTTTAAAAGCACAAGCTGAAAAAGATGGATTTCTTTTCATGGATGGTATTCTGGAAATTATCCCTTCTGAAGGATTCGGATTCTTACGTCCAATCAACTATTCGCCAAGTGCTGAAGATATCTACATTTCTGCTTCTCAAATTCGCCGTTTTGATTTAAGAAACGGAGATAAAGTATCCGGTAAGGTACGTCCTCCAAAAGAAAATGAACGTTACTATGGTCTTTTACATGTTGATGCAGTTAATGGTGAAAACCCTGAAACGGCTAAAGAACGTGTACACTTCCCAGCTCTAACGCCATTATACCCAGATGTTCAAATGGGGCTTGAAACAGAAAGTAAAAAGCTATCAACGCGTATCATTGATCTTATGACGCCAGTTGGTTTTGGACAACGTGGTTTAGTTGTAGCACCGCCAAAAGCTGGTAAAACCATGTTACTTAAGCAAATTGCAAACAGCATTTCTAAAAACCATCCAGACTCGAAGTTGATTATCTTACTTGTGGATGAGCGTCCAGAGGAAGTAACAGATATCGAGCGATCTGTGCAAGATGGTGTTGATGTTGTAAGCTCAACATTTGATGAGGTACCAGAAAACCATATTAAAGTATCTGAACTTGTTTTAGAACGTGCAATGCGTCTAGTAGAGCACAAAAAAGACGTTATTATCTTAATGGATAGTATCACGCGTCTTGCTCGTGCGTATAACTTAGTTATTCCACCAAGTGGCCGTACGCTTTCTGGTGGTATTGATCCAGCTGCATTCCACCGTCCAAAACGTTTCTTCGGTGCGGCACGTAACATTGAAGAAGGTGGAAGCCTAACGATTCTTGCTACAGCGCTAGTCGATACAGGCTCTCGTATGGATGATGTGATTTATGAAGAGTTCAAAGGTACAGGGAACATGGAATTACATCTTGATCGTAATCTTGCTGAACGACGTATTTTCCCAGCTATCGATATTATGCGTTCCGGTACACGAAAAGAAGAACTACTCCTTCCAAAAGATCACGTCGAGAAGATTTGGGCGATCCGCAAAACAATGGGAGACCAGCATGACTTTGTTGATCGATTCCTGCGTCGCTTAAAATCTTCTAAAAATAATGATGAATTTTTTCAAATTATGGATGAAGAAATGAAAGGGAAGTCGCATTCTCGCCGCTCGTAG
- the glpX gene encoding class II fructose-bisphosphatase — MERSLTMELVRVTEAAALASARWMGRGKKDEADDAATSAMRDVFDTIPMKGRVVIGEGEMDEAPMLYIGETLGNGYGPRVDVAVDPLEGTNIVAQGTWNALSVLAVADHSKLLHAPDMYMDKIAVGPEAVGKVDINASVTENLKAVAAAKNKDVEDVVAIVLNRKRHQGIIDEIREAGARIKLISDGDVAAAINTAFDHTGVDILFGSGGAPEGVLAATALKCLGGEIQGKLLPENDEQRARCEKMGIDDIDRVLYMDDFCGGDDAIFTATGVTDGELLKGVQFKGMKATTQTVVMRAKSGTVRFIDGNHSLKKKPNLVIK; from the coding sequence ATGGAAAGAAGTTTAACAATGGAGTTAGTTCGTGTAACAGAAGCAGCCGCATTAGCATCAGCTCGCTGGATGGGAAGAGGGAAGAAGGACGAAGCGGATGACGCAGCAACAAGTGCCATGCGTGACGTTTTTGATACAATCCCTATGAAAGGGCGAGTTGTAATCGGAGAAGGTGAAATGGACGAGGCTCCTATGCTTTATATTGGAGAAACACTAGGTAACGGTTATGGTCCACGCGTGGACGTTGCAGTGGATCCTTTAGAAGGAACGAACATCGTAGCTCAAGGTACTTGGAATGCTTTATCCGTTTTAGCTGTGGCAGATCACAGTAAGTTACTTCATGCACCTGATATGTATATGGATAAAATTGCAGTTGGTCCTGAAGCTGTTGGAAAAGTTGATATTAATGCATCTGTAACAGAAAATTTGAAGGCGGTTGCAGCTGCTAAGAATAAAGATGTTGAAGATGTTGTAGCTATTGTTTTAAACCGTAAACGTCATCAAGGTATTATTGATGAAATTCGTGAGGCTGGTGCTCGTATTAAGCTCATTTCTGACGGTGATGTAGCTGCTGCCATCAATACAGCTTTCGATCATACAGGTGTAGACATTTTATTTGGTAGTGGTGGAGCGCCTGAAGGCGTTTTAGCTGCAACAGCATTGAAATGTTTAGGCGGTGAAATTCAAGGTAAACTGCTACCTGAAAATGATGAACAGAGAGCTCGTTGTGAAAAGATGGGGATTGATGACATCGATCGTGTTCTATACATGGATGATTTCTGTGGGGGAGACGATGCCATCTTTACAGCTACAGGTGTAACGGATGGTGAACTACTAAAAGGTGTTCAGTTTAAAGGCATGAAAGCCACAACTCAAACCGTGGTTATGCGTGCGAAATCAGGAACTGTTCGCTTCATTGACGGAAACCACTCTCTTAAAAAGAAACCGAATCTTGTTATAAAGTAA
- a CDS encoding UDP-N-acetylglucosamine 1-carboxyvinyltransferase, translated as MEKLLVEGGNSLRGEVRVSGAKNSAVALLPAAILAESPVTIEGLPNISDVGTLSHLLEEIGGQVSKQGEDIYIDPSRMISMPLPNGKVKKLRASYYFMGAMLGRFKKAVIGLPGGCHLGPRPIDQHIKGFEALGAEVTNEQGAIYLRAEELRGARIYLDVVSVGATINIMLAAVKAKGTTVIENAAKEPEIIDVATLLASMGAKIKGAGTDVIRIEGVDKLNGCKHTIIPDRIEAGTYTIMAAAMGEEVLIDNVIPQHLESLIAKLREMGVSVQTSDDQMIVKRDKPISSVDIKTLVYPGFPTDLQQPFTSLLTQASGTGVVTDTIYQARFKHIDELRRMNADIKVEGSSAIVNGPVSLEGAKVKASDLRAGAALIVAGLMANGVTEITGLDHIDRGYENLTEKLNNLGANVWREQMTEEEVEQFQNS; from the coding sequence ATGGAAAAACTGCTTGTTGAAGGTGGCAACTCTTTAAGGGGAGAGGTACGCGTTAGTGGAGCGAAAAATAGTGCAGTGGCATTGCTTCCAGCGGCAATTTTAGCTGAATCCCCAGTGACGATTGAAGGGTTACCCAACATATCTGATGTAGGCACTCTAAGTCATTTGCTAGAAGAAATAGGTGGCCAAGTATCGAAACAAGGTGAAGACATCTATATTGATCCATCTCGTATGATCTCAATGCCATTACCAAATGGGAAAGTGAAGAAACTACGTGCTTCCTATTACTTCATGGGGGCGATGCTAGGTCGTTTCAAAAAGGCTGTCATTGGCCTTCCAGGTGGATGTCATTTAGGACCTCGTCCAATTGACCAGCATATTAAGGGATTTGAAGCTTTAGGAGCAGAGGTAACGAATGAACAAGGCGCGATTTATTTACGTGCAGAGGAGCTTCGCGGTGCACGCATTTATTTGGATGTAGTCAGTGTAGGAGCGACAATTAACATTATGCTTGCTGCTGTAAAAGCTAAAGGAACAACCGTTATTGAAAATGCGGCAAAAGAACCTGAAATCATTGATGTAGCAACGCTTCTTGCAAGTATGGGAGCTAAAATTAAAGGTGCTGGAACAGATGTCATCCGTATTGAAGGAGTCGATAAATTAAATGGTTGTAAGCACACCATTATTCCTGATCGGATTGAAGCTGGAACCTACACGATTATGGCTGCTGCAATGGGTGAAGAGGTTTTGATCGATAACGTAATTCCTCAACATTTAGAATCTCTAATTGCTAAGTTAAGGGAAATGGGCGTATCAGTTCAGACTAGCGATGATCAAATGATTGTAAAACGGGATAAACCAATCTCAAGTGTGGATATTAAAACGCTTGTGTATCCAGGTTTTCCGACAGACTTACAACAACCGTTTACATCGTTGTTAACCCAAGCCTCTGGTACTGGAGTTGTGACAGATACGATCTATCAAGCACGTTTCAAACACATTGATGAGCTCCGCCGTATGAATGCGGATATAAAAGTAGAGGGAAGCTCAGCCATTGTGAATGGCCCTGTTTCGTTAGAAGGAGCAAAAGTAAAAGCAAGTGATTTACGTGCAGGAGCAGCTCTTATTGTAGCTGGCTTAATGGCTAACGGAGTTACTGAAATTACAGGCCTTGATCACATCGATCGTGGTTATGAAAACCTAACAGAAAAGCTCAATAATCTGGGAGCAAACGTATGGCGTGAACAGATGACTGAAGAAGAAGTTGAGCAATTTCAAAACTCATAA
- the fsa gene encoding fructose-6-phosphate aldolase — MKFFIDTANIDEIREANALGVLSGVTTNPSLVAKEGVSFHDRLNEITKEVDGSVSAEVIAEDVEGMLEEAKDLVAIAPNITIKVPMTLEGLKAVKKLSEKGVKTNVTLIFSANQALLAARAGATYVSPFLGRLDDIGQDGMELIKQISDIFDIHGLETEIIAASVRHPIHVTEAALNGAHIATIPLKVLKQLVKHPLTDAGIEKFLADWKKQS; from the coding sequence ATGAAATTTTTTATTGATACAGCAAATATTGACGAAATCCGAGAAGCAAATGCTTTAGGCGTTTTATCTGGAGTCACAACCAACCCATCTCTTGTTGCTAAAGAGGGTGTATCTTTTCACGATCGTTTGAATGAAATTACGAAAGAAGTAGATGGTTCCGTAAGTGCTGAGGTAATTGCTGAGGATGTTGAGGGAATGTTAGAAGAGGCAAAGGATCTTGTTGCAATTGCACCTAATATTACCATTAAAGTTCCTATGACACTAGAAGGTTTAAAAGCTGTTAAAAAGCTAAGCGAAAAAGGGGTTAAGACAAACGTTACACTTATTTTCTCTGCTAACCAGGCGTTATTAGCGGCGCGAGCAGGAGCTACGTATGTATCTCCATTCTTGGGTCGTCTTGATGATATCGGCCAAGATGGAATGGAATTAATTAAACAAATCTCTGACATTTTCGATATTCATGGACTGGAAACAGAAATCATTGCAGCTTCTGTTCGCCACCCTATTCACGTAACAGAAGCTGCACTAAACGGTGCGCATATTGCTACGATTCCATTAAAAGTGTTAAAACAGTTAGTGAAGCATCCACTAACAGATGCGGGGATTGAAAAATTCCTTGCAGATTGGAAAAAACAAAGTTAG
- the fba gene encoding class II fructose-1,6-bisphosphate aldolase encodes MPLVSMKEMLETAKENRYGVGQFNLNNLEYAQAILQAAEEEQSPVILGVSEGAARYMGGFNVVVSMVKALMDSYGTTVPVAIHLDHGSSFEKCAEAIHAGFTSVMIDASHDPLEENIALTKKVVELAHIHGVSVEAELGRVGGQEDDIIVDDAEAAYAIPSECKQLVDQTNVDVFAPALGSVHGHYKGEPNLGFDRMEEIMGLVDKPLVLHGGTGIPTEDIKKAIRFGTAKINVNTENQVAQTQAFRDTLAEKPELFDPRKYLGPGRDAIKQTVIGKMREFGSSNQA; translated from the coding sequence ATGCCACTAGTATCGATGAAAGAAATGTTAGAAACGGCTAAAGAAAACCGTTATGGTGTTGGCCAATTTAACTTAAACAACCTTGAGTACGCTCAAGCTATCCTACAAGCTGCTGAAGAAGAGCAGTCTCCTGTAATCTTAGGTGTATCTGAAGGTGCAGCCCGTTACATGGGTGGATTTAACGTAGTAGTATCTATGGTTAAAGCACTTATGGATTCTTATGGTACAACTGTTCCTGTAGCAATTCACTTAGACCATGGTTCTAGCTTCGAAAAGTGTGCTGAAGCGATCCATGCTGGTTTCACTTCTGTTATGATCGACGCTTCTCACGATCCACTTGAAGAGAACATTGCTCTAACGAAAAAAGTTGTAGAGCTTGCTCATATTCATGGTGTATCTGTTGAAGCAGAACTTGGCCGTGTTGGTGGTCAAGAAGATGACATCATTGTTGACGATGCTGAAGCAGCTTACGCAATCCCATCTGAGTGTAAACAACTTGTTGACCAAACAAACGTTGACGTATTTGCACCAGCTCTAGGTTCTGTACACGGTCACTACAAAGGTGAACCAAACTTAGGTTTCGACCGCATGGAAGAAATCATGGGTCTTGTAGATAAGCCACTTGTACTACACGGTGGTACTGGTATCCCAACAGAAGATATCAAGAAAGCAATCCGTTTCGGAACTGCAAAAATTAACGTAAACACTGAAAACCAAGTTGCGCAAACACAAGCTTTTCGTGACACGCTAGCTGAAAAGCCAGAACTATTTGATCCTCGTAAATACCTTGGACCTGGTCGTGACGCGATCAAGCAAACGGTTATCGGTAAAATGCGCGAATTTGGTTCTTCTAACCAAGCATAA
- a CDS encoding response regulator, translating into MAKTVLVVDDQPGIRMLLEEVIKSEGFNVLQAVTGEEALSVVREKHPDLMLLDYKLPVKDGIEVIEDLEKENIHIASVLMSGLAEDELKDAHQHESVLEVVAKPFNIQEMKDIIVNLLK; encoded by the coding sequence ATGGCTAAAACGGTATTGGTAGTAGATGACCAACCTGGAATTCGTATGCTACTCGAGGAAGTAATTAAGAGTGAGGGGTTTAATGTGCTTCAAGCTGTTACAGGTGAAGAAGCTCTTTCAGTAGTCAGGGAAAAACATCCGGACCTAATGCTATTGGACTATAAGCTGCCCGTTAAAGATGGAATAGAAGTTATTGAAGATCTTGAAAAGGAAAATATTCATATTGCATCCGTACTAATGAGTGGTTTAGCAGAAGATGAATTGAAAGATGCACATCAGCATGAAAGTGTGCTAGAAGTTGTTGCTAAACCATTTAATATTCAAGAGATGAAAGATATTATTGTTAATCTTTTGAAATAA
- a CDS encoding DUF2529 family protein — protein MLKMLATQLTGTFQRINEKETLHIEDAARALAQAIVGEGHIYVWGTGEMKSLIHEVEEGPETLPKQHVYNEDISLSSIDRVIIASRFANDEEALALVNTVQKQGAQVIQISALTKEENPLQEVADFHIDTKTAGPLLPFDMDRIGFPSVIAMFYVYMAIYVTTKEIIDEYE, from the coding sequence ATGTTAAAAATGCTTGCCACACAATTAACAGGTACATTTCAACGCATAAATGAAAAAGAAACACTCCATATTGAAGATGCTGCAAGAGCTTTAGCTCAAGCTATTGTGGGTGAAGGACACATTTATGTCTGGGGAACAGGTGAAATGAAATCACTGATCCATGAAGTAGAGGAAGGTCCAGAAACCTTACCTAAACAGCATGTGTATAATGAAGACATTTCATTATCCTCTATTGACCGTGTCATTATTGCATCACGATTTGCAAATGATGAAGAAGCACTAGCTCTAGTCAATACGGTTCAAAAACAAGGTGCACAGGTTATTCAAATCTCAGCCTTAACGAAAGAAGAAAACCCATTGCAGGAAGTCGCTGATTTTCACATTGATACGAAAACAGCAGGCCCGTTGCTCCCTTTTGATATGGATCGAATAGGCTTTCCATCCGTAATCGCTATGTTTTATGTGTACATGGCTATTTACGTAACAACAAAAGAAATCATCGATGAATATGAATAA
- a CDS encoding CTP synthase: protein MAETKYIFVTGGVVSSLGKGITAASLGRLLKNRGLKVTIQKFDPYINVDPGTMSPYQHGEVFVTEDGAETDLDLGHYERFIDINLSQYSNVTTGKIYSTVIKKERRGDYLGGTVQVIPHITNEIKDRIFRTGNETNADVVITEIGGTVGDIESLPFLEAIRQMKSDIGKENVMYIHCTLVPYIKAAGEMKTKPTQHSVKELRSLGIQPDTVVLRTEMPISQEMKEKIALFCDINEKAVIEAGDAETLYDVPLTLQEQNLDQLTCDHFGLTCGTADMGEWNDLVNRVKNLQNHTKIAIVGKYVELPDAYISVVEALKHAGYSYDSDVTIDWINSEEITADNVEEKLSDADGILVPGGFGDRGIEGKIDAIRYARENKVPFLGICLGMQLATVEFARNVLGLKGAHSAEIDPTTPHPIIDLLPEQKDIEDMGGTLRLGVYPCKLTDGTRTKEAYGEEVIYERHRHRYEFNNQYREQMQDAGFEFSGTSPDGRLVEIVELSDHPWFVASQFHPEFKSRPTRPQRLFHDFVGASLKQK, encoded by the coding sequence ATGGCGGAGACAAAGTATATCTTTGTAACTGGAGGAGTTGTTTCCTCACTTGGTAAAGGAATCACTGCTGCTTCATTAGGGCGTCTTTTGAAAAATCGTGGATTAAAGGTGACAATTCAAAAGTTTGACCCTTATATTAACGTTGACCCAGGTACGATGAGCCCGTATCAGCATGGTGAGGTTTTTGTTACGGAAGATGGTGCGGAAACCGACTTGGACCTAGGCCATTATGAGCGTTTTATTGATATTAACCTGAGTCAGTATAGTAACGTAACGACAGGAAAGATCTACTCGACAGTTATCAAGAAGGAACGTCGTGGAGATTATTTAGGCGGAACCGTTCAGGTCATTCCTCACATCACAAATGAGATTAAAGACCGTATTTTCCGAACTGGAAACGAAACAAACGCTGATGTTGTCATCACAGAAATTGGCGGTACAGTTGGGGATATTGAGTCTCTACCATTCCTAGAAGCTATTCGCCAAATGAAGAGTGATATCGGCAAAGAAAATGTTATGTATATCCACTGTACACTTGTTCCTTATATTAAAGCAGCTGGCGAAATGAAAACGAAACCGACACAACACTCTGTTAAAGAACTGCGCTCCCTTGGTATTCAACCTGACACGGTTGTATTACGTACAGAAATGCCTATCAGTCAGGAAATGAAAGAAAAGATTGCTTTATTCTGTGACATTAACGAAAAAGCTGTTATTGAAGCAGGCGACGCTGAAACATTATACGATGTGCCATTAACATTGCAGGAACAGAATTTAGATCAATTAACATGTGATCATTTTGGATTAACTTGTGGAACTGCAGATATGGGAGAATGGAATGATCTCGTTAACCGAGTGAAGAATCTACAAAATCATACGAAGATTGCAATTGTAGGTAAATATGTCGAGCTTCCAGATGCTTATATTTCTGTTGTTGAGGCATTAAAACATGCAGGGTACTCCTATGACAGTGATGTTACAATTGACTGGATCAATTCTGAGGAAATCACAGCAGATAACGTTGAGGAAAAGCTTTCTGATGCAGACGGAATTCTAGTACCTGGTGGATTCGGAGATCGTGGAATAGAAGGTAAAATTGACGCGATCCGTTATGCTCGTGAGAATAAAGTACCTTTCTTAGGTATCTGCTTAGGTATGCAACTTGCTACTGTAGAGTTTGCTCGTAACGTACTTGGATTGAAAGGTGCTCATTCTGCTGAAATCGATCCAACTACACCTCATCCGATTATCGACTTGCTTCCTGAGCAAAAGGATATTGAAGACATGGGCGGAACACTACGTCTTGGCGTGTACCCTTGTAAACTTACAGACGGTACTCGTACGAAGGAAGCTTACGGGGAAGAGGTTATATACGAACGCCACCGTCACCGCTATGAATTTAATAACCAGTATCGTGAGCAAATGCAGGATGCAGGTTTTGAATTCTCAGGGACAAGCCCAGACGGTCGCTTAGTAGAAATTGTTGAACTATCAGACCACCCTTGGTTCGTAGCTTCACAGTTCCACCCTGAGTTCAAGTCACGTCCTACACGTCCACAACGTTTATTCCATGACTTTGTTGGAGCAAGCTTAAAACAGAAATAG
- the rpoE gene encoding DNA-directed RNA polymerase subunit delta: MSFKNYSHDEIAEMSMIEIAHEVLTDEKQALDFNELFDKVASIKGFTKEQKKKWIAQLFTDLNVDGRFLTIGSNMWGLKRWYPVEQAEEEIQAPVKKKKKKAPAKSKKKKKEEEEESDIEEEEIEDDLDLDDEELDLDEDGEENSGLDEDFDLSEDDDDYSETEANDESLNEISDEEDDEEEEEDDNL; encoded by the coding sequence GTGAGCTTTAAAAACTATAGCCACGATGAGATTGCTGAAATGTCAATGATTGAAATCGCCCATGAAGTGCTTACAGACGAAAAACAAGCGCTAGATTTCAATGAACTTTTTGATAAAGTAGCAAGCATTAAAGGCTTCACAAAAGAGCAAAAGAAAAAATGGATTGCGCAATTGTTCACAGATCTAAATGTTGATGGACGTTTCTTAACGATTGGATCAAATATGTGGGGATTAAAACGCTGGTACCCAGTTGAGCAAGCAGAAGAAGAAATCCAAGCACCTGTAAAGAAGAAAAAGAAAAAAGCACCAGCCAAGAGCAAGAAGAAGAAGAAGGAAGAGGAAGAAGAGTCTGATATTGAAGAAGAAGAAATTGAAGACGACCTTGACCTTGATGATGAAGAACTTGATCTAGACGAAGATGGCGAAGAAAATAGTGGCTTAGATGAAGACTTTGATCTTTCTGAAGATGATGATGACTATTCTGAAACAGAAGCAAATGATGAAAGTCTTAACGAAATTAGTGATGAAGAAGACGATGAGGAAGAGGAAGAAGACGACAACCTATAA